The genomic segment GATTTCTTGCCTCTGCACATGAAGAGGCTCTCAGGATTGCGTAATCCCTGGAAAGCGCATCGGTGATCATATTCATGATCATCTCGTCATCTTCTACAATGAGAACGAATTTCTGCTGCATCGCCTTCCCCTGAATGCCGTGCCTCATGTTACACTCACTTTCCGAGTCACGATAACAGTTTTAGCATCGACACTATCAAAAAACCTTCCTTCTGTCAATGCCTCGGTACACATCAAAAACATACACCAAAAACCATCGATAGACGTTTGAATTTCATATTCTGCACGTGCTAAGATAGTGCATCTTTTCTGCAGATCTGCAAATGTTAATTAATGGCTAAAATAGTACCTTTTAGAGGAATTCTCTATAATGTCGCGAGGGTATCCATGGACGATGTCCTGGCTCCCCCGTATGACGTCATTACGCCGGAATACCGGGAAGCGCTGTACATGCAAAGCCCCTATAACATTGTGAGGATAGACTTCGGCAAGGAAAAGCCGGAAGACTCCGAGACTGAAAACAAATACACAAGAGCGCGGGAATATCTCGATGCATGGGAAAAAGAGGGGGTATTCATCCGGAGCGAAAAGCCTTCTTTCTATGCGTACGAGATGTCCTACATGATTCATTCTGTACAAAAACGCCTGATCGGACTCCTTGCGCTGGTGAAGCTGGAAGAGCTGGGGAAAGGAAATATCTATCCCCACGAGTGCACACACGCGAAACCGAAACAGGACCGCCTGAACCTCATGAGGGCCTGCGAAGCCAATACAAGCCCGATCTTCTCTCTTTACAAGAGTTCCGAACGAAATATCGCGGATATCCTCTCTGAGGTGGCAAAGACCACCCCGTATATAGAGTCGAACGACATTTCCGGAGATATCCACCGGCTTTGGCAGATCGATGATGCAGGGACAATCGAGACCATAACAAAAGAGCTGGAAGACAAGGCGGTATTTATCGCCGACGGTCACCACCGGTATGAGACAGCATATGAATATTACAGGGAAATGACAAAAAAAGGTTCCCCTGCAGGGGAAAGATCTTTTGATCATGTCCTTATGTTTCTTGCCAACATGCTGGATGAGGGGATATCAATACTGCCGACACACAGGCTCCTGAAGGAAATCCATGAAGACATGGAGAAACTTCTGTCAGAGTATTTCGAAATCGAGCCTGTACAGGGCAATTTTAATATTGCGGAAGTACTGTCAGGAAAAAGGCGTGTCTTCGGATTGTACCGCGGGGGAAACCGGGTTTGGCACATCCTGAAGTACAAGGGCGGCAACCTGTCTGACACTCCCCATGAACTGAGAGA from the Nitrospirota bacterium genome contains:
- a CDS encoding DUF1015 domain-containing protein produces the protein MAKIVPFRGILYNVARVSMDDVLAPPYDVITPEYREALYMQSPYNIVRIDFGKEKPEDSETENKYTRAREYLDAWEKEGVFIRSEKPSFYAYEMSYMIHSVQKRLIGLLALVKLEELGKGNIYPHECTHAKPKQDRLNLMRACEANTSPIFSLYKSSERNIADILSEVAKTTPYIESNDISGDIHRLWQIDDAGTIETITKELEDKAVFIADGHHRYETAYEYYREMTKKGSPAGERSFDHVLMFLANMLDEGISILPTHRLLKEIHEDMEKLLSEYFEIEPVQGNFNIAEVLSGKRRVFGLYRGGNRVWHILKYKGGNLSDTPHELRDVDVIILHELLLKKLLQTADIGYEMNIEKVLEKVNNGEFRAAFFLNPTRVEDVEKSALSLVRMPPKSTYFYPKLLTGLVINRWQV